The sequence GAAGGttcaaatatttcttttgttttagaaCTTCGGTCGTTTTCTTACAGCTGAAGAGCTAAATCAGTGTACTGAGTATCCATTGAAGGCTGGTTTTGATAATCACTATGAGGCTGATTTCTCATCTCCAAATGGCGGGTACAGGTTGAAGCTCTCTGATGACTATTTTTATCAGGCAAGATCAGCTCAGCACCTGAACCTTTCTGCAAGAATCTATCTTGTCCTGAAGAATTTATCTTACCAAGTTGGGCTCTCAAATATGGCAGATCAAATGTGAACTGGCGAACCGGTGGCCTGGCTTGGTCTGTTTTTGACACTTGGCTTGTCTCAGCTTTGGTTTGATCGCAATCTTCTCTCGAATTAAATGAACTCAATTTGTTCTTAGTTCGACTAAAACTtgaaaatcccaagtttctCAACCTTGGTTCCAACAAATTTGACTGAGAAGAATCTGAAGGTGGCTCCAATGATTGTGTTTGATTAACCGACTTCCATTGGGGTGGCTCCAATGATTGCGTTCGATTAACCGACTTCCATTGGTTCAGTATCAGTGGTGTTGAGTTGCTGCCAATGTTTTTGAACCCAGAAACTGAGCAACTGTTGTCTGCAGCATGAGTTTTCAAGGAATAAGAATCCAACTGAATCTCATTTCTTCTGTTCTGATGAAATTCACTGGACTGAATTTTCCCACCAAAAGTACCATGTGAGTTCTGTCTGTCACTACTGGATGCCACTGCAACTTTGCCACTTTGGATGCCAATTTCATCACCTAAAGATCCCTTTCCTCTTTTATCAGCATCCCATGAATGGAAACTGTCACCAGTGCTCTTCTTGATAGAAGGATGCCCATGAAGGTTGCCCTGGAAGTTTTGAGATTGCGATGAAGCAAATATATCATTCAGAGTACTAGGTGCCCATTGGGTAAAGGTAGATGCCAAAGGAATTTGACTTTTTTGCAACTGGAAAGATCCAAGTAACTTCTTTCTTGCAATCTTCTGAGCTGTTGGTCCCAAGTCTTTAACAAACAACATCAAGCTTTCGGTGTAACCAATATCCTGCTGATTAGCCTACACAGAAAATTGACTGTTCTCATGGTAGTTTTTGTGACATCAATCAATGaaacataaatgaaaaacTACATTAGTTTTCTTAGCCTTGCAGGAAATTTGGCATTAAGTTATCGAGGACCAACGAGATGTACATGTAgaacaaaaacacaagaaaagaaGGCTTACATGCTCAAGTTGTTTTAAATTACTAGATAGTGTCAAACCAGTTGACTCATTCTCATCGAGGTACGATGTCCAAGGTCTATATGTACAGCGTGGATCTGCTTCAAAAGATCTAGATCTTCTATAATCTTGAGTACCTATTATTAACAAACACAAAGGTCCAAATTCTGACTGAAAATAGATAGGAAATATCTAGATTTCATGATAAATTTGAATTCAGATTTGTATCATGGAATACACAAAATTGTAAGTAAACATAAATCTAGGTCATAAACCATTTGTCATTTACATAACTCAGTGTGCTGGAAGTTTGAACTTTTGATGACTTtagaattacaaaattaacatAAAACGTAACATATCTTTTACTTCTTACCAGAAAGATTTCTGTGCTCTCTTGCATCAATAGTGCCAGAGCACCCTGTCTTTACTTGACATCTTCTGACATTTGATGAACCACTAAGTGAGCATGGAATAGCTTTAGAAAATTCAGCTATCTTCATGCTAAGGGATTTCATGTTTGTAGCAATTTTAGGATATGAGCTAGACGCTGACCTCCCAGCTTCTCCTCGCGCCCTTCTACCACTTCTTTGTCTTGTCTCTGAGaattctaattcaaatttctcAGGATAGGTTTCCAAAACATGAAATACCTTCTTAGTTAGCTCATGTATGGCACGAGCCTGTAAAAACCAAGAGGTTTCACTCAGTTCATGGATTATATTTAGATTTTCTAGTTGAAGAATTCAGATTAAACTTTCCAAAAGTTTTCAGAAGATTGAATTAGCATACCTGTCTAAAAAATATGGTTGCTGTAGAATTaaaatgcattgcattttcGGTTATTAGAAATGCATCATGCTGCAAACAGTTCATTAATTGTAATCAGATGTCACAGTAGATGATATATAAATAGCAAACAGTCTAAACAGCCAAAGACAGCTTTATAACTAGCAGAATCACCAACAGATCATAATCTAGTTTACATATGTTATgcgagaaaaagaaaagtgctTTCCGAATATTAGAAATTTAAGATTATCTGGCATGCAAGGACATTTTAAATAGTTTATACCAGCAATATCCGAAATTGAATAAGTTTGAATTTTCCATTATGGTGCATACAGAGTAAAATGAGACAAAAATGCCTTAGTGAgcagaaaattaaataacagAGTCTGAAATATTATGAATCTTACATTACTATTATTTTGAGTTCAATTAGAGGAGGCAATTAATAAGCCATTTGTCCCCAAGTTGagacaaaattaaacaaagaatACTTTGGTGAGGTATTGCCATTGGGAGATTTATGGTTAAAAAACAAACTACAGTGAAAGCAGAACTAATTTTTGAGAAGGAGCATACCTCAAATTGTTCAAGATTTCTATACATTCCTTCATGAAGTTTAGCCCTCATGGTCCCAAAATCCATAGGCTCTTCGATGATTTCATAGTAACCCTCAACCTTATAAAAGAGCAGGAAAATTTACAACCATGactgagaaaagaaaaagaacatattCATTATATGAAATGACAAAGTAGCAAGGAGATATACACCTCATTTGGGTCAACTGGTTCCGCAAATATTTCATAGGTATCTCTCCTGTAATTTTTGGAAAATATGTTACAACATAATGAAGAAATTTCCTAATAACTACGTAAAATATAGATGCAACCACAAATAATTCATCGTTAAGATGAATTCATCAAAAGAGTACTCGACAGTTTTTTGAATTGTTGCAGTTTTAGATACACATAATTCATTGTGAAGAATGTTACAATAAAATGGGAAGAGCACCCACCTCTGTAATATGTCAAGGATAAGCTCAAGTATGCGTTTTTCCGGCAACTGCAGTGAAGATTCAGTGGATGGTTGATCTAATACAAGCATTAAGTTAGAATGTGTAAAATCATAAAGCAGCCAATGTACAATGAGACTTCTCAATCAAGAAATGAGGCTAACCAGTAGAGGCAGCATGAACTCCAGGCTTAAGATCTTTACCCCGCACAACCTGTTGATCtgatagaaaaacaaatagacTACAGAtaacaacagcagcagcaaagTCATTGAAATAGCAGAGAATGTGATTAAGCAGAAAAGGGGCTCACCACTATTAGTTTGGTGATCATCGTGGCTGGTTTCTTCTCGAACCTGCATGACAGTACAGACGTTAAATTGGTATTGGAAATTACTCAGCTCAAACAACATAATGAGGAACTGGTGACGTGATATGATTACAAAAACCCcttataaacaaatataatgtCACTTTTAGCCCACAACACTCCATTTATTTGGAGAACATAGGAGTTTAAGTGATATAAATTGCAAtgggagaaagaaaagaaaaacaactttCCTGGTTTGATGGGGATGAAGGTGTTGCGGCAGCAACTTCTTGAACAGGTCTGAGGTTCCTCTTCTTTCTGGCCCTTGTTCTGGAAGCTGGCCCCTCACTGTTACCCAAGTTGCGCTTCATTCTCTGTGCACTAAAATTACGAGCTGTAGCAGTAGCAGCAGTGCTAGTAGTACTTGTACCAGTGATGCTCAGGAGTGTAGGCGGCTGAGCCTTACAGGCTTCCAAAGCAGATATTCTTGGGCTCCTTCTGTGCCCCTCCACCTTCCACTTTGACTTGTCTAATTTTCTACTACACACAGTTCATGacaacaaaaagtgaaaacccCACATTGTTAAAGTTGAGAACTTTCAAACATACTCTCACATTTCTGTACATATGAACAAAAACCCACCTAGACATTTTTACAAACAATGTCTTAGCTTGCCTTTGTTGGGGTTTTGGCCAGCTGATTTCTATGGCTCTAAAgctttagagagagagagagagagagagagagagagagagagagagaggctgatGAATAATGCAGTGAAGAACGTGGTCAAGGggttacaaattacaatatgGGGAGATCAGAATCATGAGACAGAGCTTTGCCAAAGGGTGGTTGTTTCTTTGTATGAGAGATGTGAATATCCCAGATGAGGTAAAAACGTTAAACCCAATATTTGTTCTTCCATTTGGTGCTTATTTTATACCATTCATGGCTCCTCTCAGCtataaaaaaaccattaaTGTTTTCATGATCTTCTTGTAATGCAATAATAACTgaagagagggaggaagagCATTCAATTCAGTCTGAAGAGGAATTggaaatatggtcaaataagcAATGAGGACTTATACGTGGGAAGGGGTACCATCTGCAGAAGACTCTACAGTCAAAATATGTAGAAATCATCATCACACGTTAAAGGCTTTAGGCTTCATTTTGGTACCCTGTTTTACCACAGACCTTTTACTAAACCTGCTCTCTTATTTGGACGTTTCACACACAAAAGAGGCAAACAATTCCTCCACATTCCAGGTACAAGTTACCACAACGCGCGTTTCACAGACCGTGCATCAACACACTGATATATGGTAAACAtaagttttttgtttggcaaaaaaaaatgtattttttattcaagttttcctctctttttttgggttgggctGAAATAGAGGGAACTTTTCAATTAGGGAAGTCCAAGCCCAAGTTCTTCTTGCTTTTAGAGGACAAGATTTGTATACTCAATGGCCTAGAACACTCAATTGTGGGCTGCAAGCCTGTAGCACCCAAGGaccttgttttttatttttttttttctaaccCGTAATGGGTTCTTAGATGTGGGCTTTGAGTCTTGTGCCTCGAGACATGACTCATGTCTCGGCTAGGGAAAATTAGGTCTAATTATTTTAGTGCACCAAATACTGGACGTGACACTATTCAAATAAGTTGGTACTACCATGTTCATACCGGCCCATAAAAAAGGCTATAAATATGCTAGAGTCAGTCGCCTACTTGCATGTGAAATGACTTTTTGATGTATGTAACAAATGTCTTTGTTTTAATAGGTGTAACCcattaaacaaagaaaaaggaatgaGAGTTTTGAgtccttttttctttacaaAATTGGACTACATAAgctaaatgattttttttttttttggcacaGTTGGAGTTATGGGCGCTAGTGGTAAATATACAGTTATAGTAttctgaaaaaaatatattcataGCTagaatttttcacaaaaaaggCTAGGGTTGGGCCCCACTCCCGTAAAGGCCGTTGAAGTGAGGTAGAGACTGGATGACCCAGATGCCCCAAACGCACCTCCTTGGCGACAAAAGCTAGGGCCTAAAGTATAAACGTGGGCCCCATTGTTTGTACGGTGAAGATGATAGTAAGTTATGATTGACGCGCCATATAGTGCTGTGTGGGGTTAGGTAGAATGATCAAATGAGATGGACGGTGATGATTGGATACGATGTGAGGCGTGCGAGCGCACACACAAAATTCGATTTACAGGTTCATGAACGTCTGTGTCTTCCAACCCTCATCTCCACCCTCCAACGACTGACAGAGTGAGAGTTGAAGAGGTCTTGTCTTGCCCAAAAGTTACgctatttcttcttcttcttcgtcttcctTAAGAAATTTCGTTTCACTTATCAGATCGTTGGGTTTTTTGTACAATCTTGAAGCTCAAGACCGAATGATCGGAGCTGTTGAGGTATTAAGGATCGGAGTAATTTATTTTCAGCTTCCTCTCTCTGGTAATTACTCTAACCCACGAAAGATTTGCTCTTTGTAACTGCTAATATGATTTGTAATTTGGGTTTGCAATTCACtttctttatatttcttttacaAAGTTATCTACCAATTTGTGCCTAGAATTTGTGTAAACTGCTGTCATTGTGTGGTGGGTGAACAAATTGGTACAGAAATGGGGGTTTCAGATGCAAAGGCCGAGATGTGTATGTGTGctttaagaagaaaaactgACAGCtgttgttgaagaagaagctggATACTGATATAGTGATGTGTTTACGTATCCATAGCCAAATTTTTATTGGGGATTTTGCTGTCTAAGATTAGTATCAGCTCGTAATTGGTTTCGTCTACTTTATTCTATGCTTTTGTCTTAAAATGTGAGCTTCAATACCTCAAATCTCTGGGGGTTTTCTCTTTATCATTCATGCTTTACAGTTTGTGGAATTTTAAAGTTTGGTGTCCAACTAGTGTTACGTATATTTCTCTCTACTGTTGTGCATTGTTGAATCAATTAATCCAATTTCGTAATCGAGTCtgttaagttttcttttttaggcGGCCTTTAGAGAGCAGGGTTTAAGTAATTTAAATGTAAACACTTTCTGGTTTGCGGTTTGCTCGGTCATCATCTTGTCCTTGGTCAGCATTTTTTCTTGTAATATCCTCTGTTTTCCAATAGAACTTtgcttctctttgtttttgaTGTTGTGCTCTTTTCAGTTTTAGATGGATTCAGTCTCACAGAGATTCTTGGAAGAGTTGCGTCAGTCCATTGTTGACAGCAATGAGGATAGTGGTATGGTAGGTGACCATTCTGTGCAGTCTGCAACATGTGCTCTATGCCAAAGGACTTTTTCCCCCGAGAATGAGGCAACTGGGGATCTTGAAACTATCAGCATGTGTGGGGACTGTAAATTTTTGTACCTTGAAGATCATGGTGGCCCCACACATGATTCTTATCAGGGGACGCCATCTACGAGAAGAAGAGCTAGGAACAGCAGTTCTGAGTCACTTGATAATATTTTCTCACAACAATTCTCACATATGATTAATCTGATGCGGCAAAACCAATCCCCTGGCTCTGGGCTTGAGGATTTTCCTGCAGATGGTGATCCAGCTGCTAGGGTATCTCAACGCACAAGTTCCCGTACTACACCAAGTGGGTCTAGAAGATGGCGGCGGGTACTTTCTGATACTGAAAGTGATGGTTATGATAACGGGGATTCTCTGTATGGGGAAAATGAATCAAATCTGAGTTTTGGTCGATACAGGGCATTTCATGGTGAGAGTGATGCGATTTCTTTTAGTGCTTATGGAGGGGACTCTGATGCTTCTGTAGACCTACATGGTTTCCTGGATACAGAAACGATTATTCAACCAGATGATGGAAGTGCTTTTGATAGTGATACTGACATTGATCCAATGCATGCTGGTCTTGACCAGTGGAACTCAGATGAcactgaagaagaagaagaagatgatgatgatgatgatgatgatgatgatgatgatgaaggggatgaagaagatgatgaatggGAAGAAGCTGATGCTGAAATAAACATAGTGGAATCTAGAGAAGCCCCAGGTCGGCTTCGAAATCTTTTAGTTTCGAGTCCAGGTGGAAGTAATGGCTTAGTCAATTGGCGCCAACAGGTATATTCTCCTGAATCTGAGGGTATGATTCGCTGGAGAATGAGGGGAAGGAGTCAAATATATACCCGTAACATCTTTTCTAACACGGAGGAATCAGAGTTGCTGCCATATGTTGGAAATTCTGGTGATTATCTAGATGCGGGAGGCTTTGAGGAATTGCTCGAGCATCTTGCTGAGGCTGACAGCTTAAGACGAGGAGCACCTCCAGCTTCCGTGTCCTTTGTGAAAAGTTTGCCTCGTGTTGCTATTCATAAGGAACATGAGAAGCATGATGACTTAGCATGTGCAATTTGCAAGGATGTGTTGACAATTGGTACTGAAGTGAATCAGCTTCCCTGCTCTCACCTGTATCACCCTTCCTGTATTTTGCCATGGTTGAGTGCACGGAATACTTGCCCTCTTTGTCGATACGAGCTACCAACTGATGACAGAGACTACGAAGAGGGGAAGCGGAACATTAGTGGTAGAGTGGAGACCCGCAATGTCCAGCAGCAGAATGCAAGTGAGGACAGTTCCTCTGTTGCTTTCAACAGagctgaagaagatgaagagttTGCTTTCAGTGAAAGGAGAATGGAGCAGAGGTTCCTATCTGATAGGGGGGCAGCAACAACTAATGGCTCTGGTGGAGAAAATAGTCGGGGGAGATGGTTTCTTCTTGCTGCTGCCCCAATCGTGAGTCTCGTGGGCATTGTTCTTGTGTTGTGGTTAGGCAGTCCCCTAATGGAAAGAGGAGGTCTGGCAGGAAACCACAACTTTGCTGGTCAGGCCCGACGCCCAACCCATGTCACTGGCCCCTCACCCAACCCCAGGGAGAACAGAAGCAGGAGATGGTGGTCACTTTTCTGAGGGGTTCTTGAATTGTTGGTAAATATAGATGCCAAGTTCGGTGTTTTTGCTTTCCTGACTATTGTTTTTTCGGCCTGTAGCACATGTTCTGCTGCAGGCATTCAGCAagaattttccaatttttgatGTACAATCATAAGTCAATCTGTCGATTGATTGTACGGTTGCCTATTTACCTTATATGTGAGCTCAGTGTTCTATGTAATTCAGGTTGTTGAGCTCTCCTGTCACCTCGTAGTTTAAACCACTGAGATTTGAGCTTTTAAAAGCGCACAGCAAGTTCACTAATGCTCTTGCCATTGATCGTTCATGAAAGTTCCTGCGTTGATTTCTGACCATTCCACATCATCCCCTGTCAGCtgtgatatgttgttttgCTCATACACATAACCCAAATTGCACTTCAAATCACAACTAAGCCAAATTCTTGCTCTGAAAAGAACTAAAATTTACTCAAGTTTATGACTAAAAATTGTATTACAAGAGAATGagataaaaggaaaagagggcAAGGGAACCGCCCgttaaaatataattgcttCCACTTTACAACCAGGTTGGGGGTCGTAGCTTCTTCTAAACCCCCCCATCAATCCTTCGgaaaagttaaaaatataCAGGCACCTGCTAAATGTAGATGACAACTCACCTTCCACGGACCTAAAACTTAACGGACGCAAAGGGCAGCTATCACAACAAAATTCAAGGGTTGCTCCTCAGTTCACCATGAAACAGGTTGACACCTTGCATTTTACATGAATGAATTTCCAAGTTTAGCTATATATACCCTTAGCTATTAACATTGACTGCCCAACAAAGAAGGAAATCTCGAAATTAATAGCAGAAGAAGGTAGATAGGTGTGGCGCAGTGACAACTTTGACTAGTTTCTCAAAACAGTATGTTGAGGTACAATACAATCCATCCAGCCATGGAGAAGATAGCAAATATGTGAACCCAGAACAAGACGGCAGCTGCCTCTCTTCCACAGCCTCTTAAATTTGCAACAGCACCTGCAGACAAGGTTGATTTGTTAATACGAAACTTAGATGTTGTTATAAGAGTGGGTCAAGATATGTCTATGATCTATGAGTTAGATTGGGTACCAGCAAGGACAGATGTAGGCATTGTGTGCTGGAGCAGTAGGACAAATCGGAACATCTTATCGCCAGCAGGGAGGAAACCGAGCTTATCGGCCAACATTACAATGCCAAGTCCTACAGGGGGCACCAAGACTAATCGTCCAATTATAATAGCAACTGTTGTTCGTAGACCAAGTTTTGAACTTCCTGGACCTGTAAAAATCACAGAGATGTCACGACTATATTCATCAATACTCGAAACCAAACACGTGGGATGCTTATCGAACAATTATTGAGCAAAGGCATATTTTCTCAATACATGACATATATAGATTATTTATGCAAGGTCAAACTACAAGAACAAATTAATGGAAGCATGGAAAAGGGATGTCAACTCACCATCGACAAGGTTTCCACCTAACGCCAACAGAATGCATGGAATCATGGCCTCCCTGATAATCACCAATATTGTGAGATTATAACAAATAAAGATTGAAATTTAGCAGGAAATGATAATGTGGGAGGAAATGATCCACTCAATGGTGTTTTTGACACATCAATTCAGTTACTGTTGAACATAAATGGAATAAGAACCATTCAGCCTCCAGCATACTATGCATATAATCACAAATTCCATTTGAAAGGTTTATTACAAGTCTCTTCACAAGGAACCCTTGCTTTAATATCTACCATGAGGTATTAAATGGTTGAGGTTCCTATTTACAACAGAGGGGCAGGCAAATCTATTCACGTCAAGTCTTTGCATTCAATTGAGAATCCCAATCCTATAACCACTTAACTGCTCACAGAGATGGAATCCACAAAAATAAGTTTCATTTCCTTAGGCATCTATCACAAACATATTGACCAAGAAAGAGGTTATAGGAATTGTACAAGTTCAATGTTTCCACCACATTACTGCTAACGCTCTTTTATAACCTCACACACACACCACTCCAAATTGCAACAACTTTTTCACAAATCTTCAGTAGAATTCTTGgattattaaattttatttctgtCAACATCAAGAAACCCCTTTTATCTACCAACATCAACCCTGGAACTTGCaactta comes from Prunus dulcis chromosome 6, ALMONDv2, whole genome shotgun sequence and encodes:
- the LOC117629933 gene encoding uncharacterized protein LOC117629933, with amino-acid sequence MDSVSQRFLEELRQSIVDSNEDSGMVGDHSVQSATCALCQRTFSPENEATGDLETISMCGDCKFLYLEDHGGPTHDSYQGTPSTRRRARNSSSESLDNIFSQQFSHMINLMRQNQSPGSGLEDFPADGDPAARVSQRTSSRTTPSGSRRWRRVLSDTESDGYDNGDSLYGENESNLSFGRYRAFHGESDAISFSAYGGDSDASVDLHGFLDTETIIQPDDGSAFDSDTDIDPMHAGLDQWNSDDTEEEEEDDDDDDDDDDDDEGDEEDDEWEEADAEINIVESREAPGRLRNLLVSSPGGSNGLVNWRQQVYSPESEGMIRWRMRGRSQIYTRNIFSNTEESELLPYVGNSGDYLDAGGFEELLEHLAEADSLRRGAPPASVSFVKSLPRVAIHKEHEKHDDLACAICKDVLTIGTEVNQLPCSHLYHPSCILPWLSARNTCPLCRYELPTDDRDYEEGKRNISGRVETRNVQQQNASEDSSSVAFNRAEEDEEFAFSERRMEQRFLSDRGAATTNGSGGENSRGRWFLLAAAPIVSLVGIVLVLWLGSPLMERGGLAGNHNFAGQARRPTHVTGPSPNPRENRSRRWWSLF
- the LOC117629935 gene encoding uncharacterized protein LOC117629935 isoform X1 codes for the protein MKSLSMKIAEFSKAIPCSLSGSSNVRRCQVKTGCSGTIDAREHRNLSGTQDYRRSRSFEADPRCTYRPWTSYLDENESTGLTLSSNLKQLEHANQQDIGYTESLMLFVKDLGPTAQKIARKKLLGSFQLQKSQIPLASTFTQWAPSTLNDIFASSQSQNFQGNLHGHPSIKKSTGDSFHSWDADKRGKGSLGDEIGIQSGKVAVASSSDRQNSHGTFGGKIQSSEFHQNRRNEIQLDSYSLKTHAADNSCSVSGFKNIGSNSTPLILNQWKSVNRTQSLEPPQWKSVNQTQSLEPPSDSSQSNLLEPRLRNLGFSSFSRTKNKLSSFNSREDCDQTKAETSQVSKTDQARPPVRQFTFDLPYLRAQLGKINSSGQDRFLQKGSGAELILPDKNSHQRASTCTRHLEMRNQPHSDYQNQPSMDTQYTDLALQL
- the LOC117629935 gene encoding uncharacterized protein LOC117629935 isoform X2; the protein is MQESTEIFLANQQDIGYTESLMLFVKDLGPTAQKIARKKLLGSFQLQKSQIPLASTFTQWAPSTLNDIFASSQSQNFQGNLHGHPSIKKSTGDSFHSWDADKRGKGSLGDEIGIQSGKVAVASSSDRQNSHGTFGGKIQSSEFHQNRRNEIQLDSYSLKTHAADNSCSVSGFKNIGSNSTPLILNQWKSVNRTQSLEPPQWKSVNQTQSLEPPSDSSQSNLLEPRLRNLGFSSFSRTKNKLSSFNSREDCDQTKAETSQVSKTDQARPPVRQFTFDLPYLRAQLGKINSSGQDRFLQKGSGAELILPDKNSHQRASTCTRHLEMRNQPHSDYQNQPSMDTQYTDLALQL